One Archangium violaceum genomic window, TCCACCCCGTCGAGGAACATCGGCGAGCCGTCCGGGGCCAGCACGCCCACCGCCGAGCCCATCACCGTGCCATCCGCGTAGGCATCACGGGTGTCCTCGGCGGCGGCGGTGAAGACGATGCGGCCGTCCGGTAGGGGCGCGGCGTCCGTGAAGGACAGGCGCACGTTGCCCGAGCGGCCCAGCTCCCAGCGGCGCACGGTGCGCACCACGTCCGGCTGCAGGGGCTCGCCCGCCTCCAGCGTGCGCAGCACCCGGCCCGCGTCCAGGTCCACCACCGCGTCCGCTCCCTGGTCCCCGGTGCCTCGGTTGAGCAGGCGCAGGCGGGGGCCGGACACCGCCGCGCCCTCCACGTTGAGCGGCCCCAGCTCCCGGGTGAGCTGCGTGTAGAGGCTGGTGAAGTCCACCTCGCGCACCGGGCCGGCGAGGCTCCCGTCCGCCGCGAGCGGCACCAGCACTCCCTTCATCCGCACCGACGTGCTCCCCGAGGGCACCGCCAGTAGCGCCCCGTGTGGCGCGTCCGCGAGCGCGCCGAGCAGGCAGAGCGCCTCCAGGTCCGGCTTGAGCGCCTTGCGCGCCTTCGGCTCCAGCGGGAGCTCGCCCGGGAAGAGGCGCAGGAGCTGGCCGGGCGCATCGCCCTCGAGCGGGAAGGTGGCCAGGAAGAGCGAGTCGTCCGCGACGACGTGCAACCAATTGCCCGTGCGCACCAGCCCACTCGCGGCGGACACGTGGGCATGGCCGCCCGGAGTCTCGGGCGCTTGCAGGGTCAGGTTCCGGCGCTGGGTGAGTCGGAGCATGGGACGCAAGATTACATCTCCGAGCACTCCGGCCCAGGCCGAGGCGCCGTCGTGTACTCCCGGCGAGCCGCTCTTCGCGCCAACGACTGCTCATCGGCGGGACGATGGAAGGGCTCATGCTCCTGGACGTGGTGCGGCCAGCGGCGTGATTTGATGGGTTTTCAACATCTCTCCCTCGCGCCCCTGCTCGCGCGGGGAGCGGGCTGGGGTGGGGGCCTTCCCCCCGGATACCCCCACCCCAGCGCTCGTCACGGCAACCCGGTGACAGCATGCTTTCGGGCGCGGGAACGTATAAAACCACCGTCGCGGATAGTTCACCTACTCCCGATAATCCGTAAAACCAGGAAGTGGCGGCGCGGTGTAGACGAATGCATCGCGGGAATCAAGTCGCCAGCCGGCTGGTGATGAAGGCTGAAACCGGTGGGCACACACGCCGCGTGTTATGGAGCGCACATGAACCACTCGCAGAGCAAGGCCCTCTTCTCCCGAGCGCAGGAGCGAATTCCCGGTGGAGTGAACTCCCCGGTGCGTGCCTTCCGGGGCGTCGGCGGTGAGCCCGTCTTCTTCAAGGAAGGCGCGGGCGCGTGGCTGACGGACGTGGATGACAACCGGTACGTGGACCTGGTGGGGAGTTGGGGTCCGCTCATCCTGGGACATGCCTATCCGCCCATCGTGGAGGCCGTCGTCGAGGCGGCGCGCCGGGGCACCACCTTCGGAGCGCCCACGGATCTGGAAGTGCAGTTCGCCGAGCAGATCTGCGCCACGGTGCCGAGCGTGGAGAAGGTGCGGCTGGTCTCCAGCGGCACGGAGGCCACGGTGGCGGCGGTGCGGCTGGCGCGCGGCTTCACGGGCCGCAACTACATCCTCAAGTTCGAGGGCTGCTTCCACGGCGCGGGAGACCCGTTCCTGGTGAAGGCGGGCAGCGGCGTGGAGACGCTGGGGCTGCCGGACTCGCCGGGCGTGCCCAAGGAGGTGGCGAGCCTCACGCTGACGGCGCCCTTCAACGACCTGGGCGCGGTGGAGCGCCTGTTCGCGCAGCGGGCGCAGGACATCGCGTGCGCCATCATCGAGCCGGTGGTGGGCAACATGGGCGTGCTCATCCCCGAGGAGGGCTACCTGCAGGGCCTCCAGGCGCTGTGCCGCGCGCACGGGGTGCTCTTCGTCCTGGACGAGGTGATGACGGGCTTCCGGCTGGCCCGCGGCGGCGCGCAGGAGGTGTACGGCCTGCGTCCGGACCTGACCACGTTCGGCAAGGTGATCGGCGGCGGCATGCCGCTGGCGGCCTACGGCGGGCGGCGCGACATCATGTCGAAGATTGCTCCCGAGGGGCCGGTGTACCAGTCGGGCACGCTGTCGGGGAATCCGGTGGCGGTGGCCGCGGGCATCGCGAGCCTCCAGGCCCTGCGCGCCCCGGGCGTGTACGAGCGCCTGGACTTCGTCGGCCGGGAAATCGAGGCGGGCCTGCGCGCGGAGGCGAAGGAGGCCAACGTCCCCGTCACCATCAACCGCGTGGGCAGCATGTTCACCGTCTTCTTCACCGAGGGGCCGGTGTACGACTACCCGAGCGCGAAGAAGAGCGACACGGCGCGCTACGGCCGCTTCTTCCACCAGATGTTGGAGGAGGGCGTGTACCTGCCGCCGAGCCAGTTCGAGGCGGCGTTCCTCTCGCTGTCCATCAACGAGCCCGAGGTGGCGCACATCCTCCGGGCGGCCCGCAAGGCATTCCGCTCGCTTGGACAAGGGGCCTGAGCAGGAGGCGTCGAGGCCGGGGTCCATCCCCTTCGGCCCCTACACCCTGGTGCGGCGCATCGGGTACGGGGGGATGGGAGAGGTGTTCCTCGCGCGCGAGGAGGGGCCGGGCCGCGCCTGCGTGGTGAAGAAGGTGCTGCCCTCGCTGGCGGGGAACGCGCAGTTCCTCGCCCGCTTCCGGGACGAGGCGCGGGTGGTGCGGCGCCTGGCCCATCCCAACATCGCCCGCGTGTGGGCCATGGGCGAGGTGGCCGGAGAGCTCTACCTCGCCATGGAGTACGTGGAGGGCAAGACGCTCAACCGGCTCGCGTGGCGGCTGCGCAACCGGGGCCGGGTGCTGCCCGTGGCGCTGGTGCTGCTCATCGGCGAGCGGATGTGCCAGGGCCTGACGTACGCGCACGACGCGACGGACGAGTACGGCCAGCCGCTGCACCTGGTGCACCGCGACCTGTCGCCGGCCAACGTGTGCATCTCCTACGCGGGCGAGGTGAAGATCATCGACTTCGGCGCGGCGCAGTCCACGCTGAAGCAGGCGCAGACGGCGCCGAGCGTGGTGATGGGCAGCATCTCGTACATGGCGCCGGAGCAGGCGCGAAAGAAGCCCGTGGACCGGCGGGCGGACGTGTACGCCACGGGCGTGGTGCTCTGGGAGTTGCTCGCCTGGCAGCCGCTGGCGCAGCGGGGAGACGTCTCCGAGCGGTGGAAGCGCGCGGCGTACCCTCAATGGGAGCCGCCGGGCCGGCACCGGGCGGGCCTGCCACCGGAGGTGGAC contains:
- a CDS encoding DUF6929 family protein, which produces MLRLTQRRNLTLQAPETPGGHAHVSAASGLVRTGNWLHVVADDSLFLATFPLEGDAPGQLLRLFPGELPLEPKARKALKPDLEALCLLGALADAPHGALLAVPSGSTSVRMKGVLVPLAADGSLAGPVREVDFTSLYTQLTRELGPLNVEGAAVSGPRLRLLNRGTGDQGADAVVDLDAGRVLRTLEAGEPLQPDVVRTVRRWELGRSGNVRLSFTDAAPLPDGRIVFTAAAEDTRDAYADGTVMGSAVGVLAPDGSPMFLDGVDAKVKLEGVDARVERGRIHLLLVADADDPARAAPLFETVLEGVPA
- the hemL gene encoding glutamate-1-semialdehyde 2,1-aminomutase, translating into MNHSQSKALFSRAQERIPGGVNSPVRAFRGVGGEPVFFKEGAGAWLTDVDDNRYVDLVGSWGPLILGHAYPPIVEAVVEAARRGTTFGAPTDLEVQFAEQICATVPSVEKVRLVSSGTEATVAAVRLARGFTGRNYILKFEGCFHGAGDPFLVKAGSGVETLGLPDSPGVPKEVASLTLTAPFNDLGAVERLFAQRAQDIACAIIEPVVGNMGVLIPEEGYLQGLQALCRAHGVLFVLDEVMTGFRLARGGAQEVYGLRPDLTTFGKVIGGGMPLAAYGGRRDIMSKIAPEGPVYQSGTLSGNPVAVAAGIASLQALRAPGVYERLDFVGREIEAGLRAEAKEANVPVTINRVGSMFTVFFTEGPVYDYPSAKKSDTARYGRFFHQMLEEGVYLPPSQFEAAFLSLSINEPEVAHILRAARKAFRSLGQGA
- a CDS encoding serine/threonine protein kinase; protein product: MDKGPEQEASRPGSIPFGPYTLVRRIGYGGMGEVFLAREEGPGRACVVKKVLPSLAGNAQFLARFRDEARVVRRLAHPNIARVWAMGEVAGELYLAMEYVEGKTLNRLAWRLRNRGRVLPVALVLLIGERMCQGLTYAHDATDEYGQPLHLVHRDLSPANVCISYAGEVKIIDFGAAQSTLKQAQTAPSVVMGSISYMAPEQARKKPVDRRADVYATGVVLWELLAWQPLAQRGDVSERWKRAAYPQWEPPGRHRAGLPPEVDAVVLQALATEPEARFQDAAAFGEALRALREKFAPNVGEADLARLMGQAFAKEKAVEDGVLAELLRGGAGPRAPLTDKELSSFAPPTALAFEHRALDAPADFVPSAEVELVEEAKPETPGSAGTRALLTPRSREVRMAFDVDVTGEAAVARQGEVSSLVLAIEEGGEGAAIAPVDGTSRKGWLAAGLFLVALAMGFLVVWLLG